One Fuerstiella marisgermanici DNA window includes the following coding sequences:
- a CDS encoding DUF1580 domain-containing protein: MIDLKKESAITLAEVPSHIPRRKGRKVHYSTVYRWVTKGARGRRLESLLVGGVRYTTVEALGRFLNAHTAGKADPANVDETSAAIEDALNEAGV; this comes from the coding sequence ATGATTGACCTGAAAAAGGAATCCGCCATAACCTTGGCTGAAGTTCCATCACATATTCCCAGGCGGAAAGGACGAAAAGTTCATTATTCGACTGTGTATCGCTGGGTCACCAAAGGCGCAAGAGGACGCCGCCTTGAGTCATTACTCGTCGGCGGCGTCCGCTACACCACGGTCGAAGCGCTCGGGCGATTTCTGAACGCCCATACGGCTGGAAAAGCCGATCCGGCAAACGTAGATGAAACGAGTGCTGCGATTGAGGATGCGCTCAACGAAGCTGGTGTCTGA
- a CDS encoding tyrosine-type recombinase/integrase produces MFEKIYKRRFDITRHENGPLAEERKAFLQKFDEHERPSQNRLVIVACYLLLITETLRLAERGDEKIGLKEIKEQAALWSTRKSNRFKNGPYSDSARQRFIRWGVRFLEFRGRFEPLHVPSTPYDDWLHQYETFLREERELVESTIDARCRDVRRFLHRLDVSPQDFASVTVDRIQRTLIGQLEEANWKRNTIQGFVAALRGFFRYAERNKWAPPRLAESIDSPRVYQHESIPIGPSWEQVRQVIATTDGEGRSNHRDRAILLLLAVYGFRAGEVARLTLDSINWHDEVLTLTRGRNGVTQLFPLCRPVGTAIAEYLSEERASSIHRSLFLQYWRPLPLSSHSVTRIALKRLTAANIKLQRPGAHAFRHACASHLLQQGLTMKEIGDHLGHQYPDSTRIYAKVNLPQLRQVANLELGDVL; encoded by the coding sequence ATGTTTGAGAAGATTTACAAGAGAAGGTTCGACATCACCCGTCATGAGAACGGTCCATTGGCGGAAGAGCGGAAAGCTTTCCTGCAGAAATTCGATGAACATGAACGTCCCAGTCAGAACCGCTTGGTCATCGTTGCCTGCTATTTGCTTTTGATTACAGAAACTCTTCGACTTGCGGAGCGTGGTGACGAAAAAATCGGATTGAAGGAGATCAAGGAGCAGGCCGCACTCTGGTCCACGCGGAAATCAAACCGTTTTAAAAATGGTCCTTATTCTGATTCAGCTCGACAGCGTTTCATCAGATGGGGAGTCCGCTTCCTGGAATTCCGCGGACGCTTTGAACCGCTACACGTTCCGTCTACGCCCTATGACGATTGGCTTCATCAGTACGAAACGTTCCTCAGGGAAGAACGCGAACTAGTCGAAAGCACCATCGACGCGAGGTGCAGAGATGTCCGGCGATTCCTTCATCGCCTCGATGTTTCCCCGCAAGACTTCGCCAGCGTCACAGTCGATCGCATTCAACGAACGCTCATTGGCCAACTGGAGGAAGCCAATTGGAAACGCAACACGATCCAAGGGTTTGTCGCTGCACTGCGTGGATTCTTTCGCTATGCCGAACGGAACAAGTGGGCTCCGCCGAGGCTTGCCGAGTCTATTGACTCACCTCGTGTCTACCAGCACGAATCCATTCCGATTGGGCCTAGCTGGGAGCAGGTGCGACAAGTCATCGCCACAACAGACGGCGAAGGGCGCTCCAACCACCGTGATCGAGCGATTCTACTGCTACTTGCGGTTTATGGCTTTCGCGCGGGTGAAGTTGCTCGGTTGACACTGGATAGCATTAACTGGCACGACGAAGTGCTGACGCTCACCCGAGGCAGGAATGGCGTCACTCAATTGTTTCCGCTCTGCCGTCCGGTCGGAACCGCGATCGCTGAGTATCTGAGCGAAGAACGTGCATCCTCGATCCATCGGTCGCTCTTTTTGCAGTATTGGCGTCCGCTTCCTCTGTCATCGCATAGCGTGACACGCATTGCGTTGAAACGACTGACGGCAGCAAACATCAAACTGCAACGCCCCGGTGCGCACGCTTTCCGACACGCATGTGCAAGTCACCTGCTGCAGCAAGGTCTTACGATGAAGGAAATCGGCGACCATCTCGGTCACCAATATCCCGATTCGACTCGAATCTATGCCAAGGTGAATCTCCCGCAGCTTCGTCAGGTCGCGAATCTGGAATTGGGAGATGTGCTATGA